Within the Arthrobacter caoxuetaonis genome, the region AATTCGGTGGAACCCAGCGGCGTGTATTCCTCCCCGACGATCTCCATGCCGTGGGCCTCGGCGTAGGCGTTGATGATCTTGTTGGCGGTGCGGGGGAAGACGTAGTCGCTGCCGATCAGGAACAAGGTCTTGGTGCCCTGCTCGGCCAGGTAGTCCAGGGCCGGGATGATCTGCTGGTTGGTCGTGGCACCGGTGTAGAAGATGTTGTCGGAGGACTCCAGGCCCTCGTACTGCACGGGGTAGAAGAGCAGGGCGTCGTTGGATTCGAACACCGGGAGCATCGCTTTGCGGGAGGATGAGGTCCAGCCACCGAACACTGCTGCGGTGCAGTCCTGCTGGATCAGCTTGGCTGCCCGCTCAGCGAACTTGGTCGGTTCGGACGCGCCGTCTTCACTGATGACTTCCAGCTGCTTGCCCAGGACGCCGCCGTCGGCGTTGATTTCCTCGGCTGCCAGGGACAGGGAATCGAAAACGGTGCTTTCGGAGATTGCCATGGTTCCCGACAGCGAGTTCAGGAACCCGATCTTGACGCTGTCACCGGAGGTGTCCACGCAGGACGCGGCACTGCTGCTTCCGGTGTCGGCTTCGGATTCGCTGATCTGGGAACCGCAGCCGGACATGGTCGCCACCACGGCCGCAGCTGCAAACGGGATCAAAGCTCGTTGGAGCGCAATCGATTTCACGGAGCACCTGTTTCGTTGATGCTGCGCTGTACCAGCAGCGCAGACGGTTGGACGGCTTATGCAGCATCAACTTATGGGAACCATGTTTCGGGTTTCCGGCGCCCGGGTTTCGGAGTTATTTCGTTTCCTGGCCATCGTTTCGGCAGCGTTTCAGCAGCCGCTCCCACACGGCCGGGAAGGCAGGAAACTGCTAGGGGATCATCCAGCCGAGAACCGGAGTGGACTGCAGGAAGACGATCACGCAGAGCACCAGCAGCAGCCCGACGCTCCAGCCGAAGACCTTTCGGAACAGGACGGATTCCTGCCCGCTCATGTTCACAGCAGCGGCGGCGATGGCCAGGTTCTGCGGCGAAATGAGCTTGCCCATCACACCGCCGCCGGTATTCGCGGCGACCATGAGTTTCGGGTCCAGCCCGGCTGCGGCACCGGCGGTCTCCTGCAGTTTGGCGAACAGCGCGTTGGCAGAAGTGTCCGATCCCGTGACGGCCGTCCCGATCCAGCCCAGCACGGGGGAGAGGAAGGCGAAGAACGCGCCCGTCGCCGCCAGCCAGGTGCCGATCGAAATGGTCTGTCCGGAAAAGTTCATGACGTACGCCAGCGCCAGGACCAGTACGATGGTCAGCGCTGCGGACCGCAGCCGCTTGGCAGTCAGCCAGATCTCCTGCACCGCACCGCCAACGGTGAGCCGGTAGCGCCCGCCGTCATCAAACCGGGAGTAGACCACCGCCACAATCAAGCCGCTGATCAGCAGCAAGGTCCCGGGGCTGATCAGCCACTCGAAGTTGTAGACCGTTGAGGACTGGGGCTGGCCGTTGGCATCCAGCAGTGCCTCATGCAGCCACGGCCAGGGGATCTCGATGCTCGTTTTGGCCAGGGCCGCGGGAATATCTATTCCCAGGGTCCACAGGTTCACAATCCCGAAGATGAGGATCACCAGAATGTAGGGGAACAGTGCCATCCAGGCTCGCGACGGCGTCAGGCGGTCCTGGGCAGTGTCGGTCGCCGCGCTGCCGATGTCGGTTTCTCCGCCGCCGGCCGATGTCCAGCCGCCCGCGCGGGCGGTCGCCAGCTCGCCCTCCATGCGGCGCGCTGCTTCGTGCCCGCCGGACGGATGCCAGAACCGCAGGAAGCCGACGGCGGCAACCATCGCCACCAGCGAGGAAACGATGTCCGTGAGCTCGTAGGAAAAGTAGTTGGAGCACAGGAACTGCACCACGGAGAAGACGACGCCGGTGAACAGGGCCACCGGCCAGCAGTCCCGCACCCCGCGCCGCCCGTCGAGGATGAAAAGCAGGATCACCGGGATGACGAAGGCCAGCAGCGGTGTCTGGCGGCCGACGACGGCGGCGAGTTCCTCGCCCGAGTAACTGGTCAGGTTCGCGGCCGTCGTGATGGGAATGGCGAGTGCGCCGAAGGCGACCGGAGCCGTATTGGCGATCAGCACGGCGGTGGCCGCGCGGACCGGTGCGATTCCGAGCGCCAGCAGCATGGTCACGGTGATGGCAACCGGCGCACCGAACCCGGCCAGCGCCTCAAGGAGTCCGCCAAAACAGAACGCCACCAGGATGGCCTGGACCCGCAGGTCACCGCCGCCCACGGCGTCGAATACCCGGCGGAGGTCTTCGAACCGGCCGCTGCGCACCGTGACCTCGTAAAGCCAGACAGCCATCACGATGATCCACACCACCGGGAACAAGCCGAATGCTGCCCCCTGGGTGGCAGAAAGCAGGGCCAGTCCGGCAGGCATGCCGAACCCCACGACGGCGATCACCAGTGCCGCGAGCAGTGCGCACGCCCCTGCCACGTAGGCCTTGGTCTTTGCAAAGGCCAGCAGGAGGAAGAAGACAAGGAGCGGAACCAGCGCCAGCAGGGCGGAAAGCGCCACGCTCTGGCCGATGGGATCCGTGCTGGGGGTGAAGCTTTCCATGAGAGCCCTCCATACCCGGGGCTTCCGTTGGCGGCCGGCCGTGAATGGCTGGACCGGCGGAAAACGGAGGCCGAGCGCGGCAGCGGAACGGAAAAAGCCGGTGTTTCCAGAGTAGGCCGGTGAAGGACGTTCGGCAGTCCAGCGGGCCGCTTTTCCGCGTGGAAGGACAATTTTGCGGTGCCGGCGGTTCGGCGGGGAAGTTCGGCCGTGCTGCCGCTTTCGCTGAACTACCAGCCCTTGGCCAGGTACAGGTCCAGATAGGCGCCGCGGTCCACATCCAGGTCCTCCCGGCGTTCCAGGCCGGCGGCCAAGGCGGTGCGCTGGGATCCAATGTTGTCCACGGATGTGTAGGCGACCACGGGCAGGCCGGGCAGGAGGCTCTCCGCCATTTGGACAGCCACGAGTGCGCCCTCGGTTGCCAGCCCCTGCCCCCAGACCTCGGGGCGGTAGCGGTAGTAGAGGTTCAGCGCCGGGCGTCCGCGGATAATGCGGTGGGAGACGCCGGTGAAGCCAATGAGGTTTTCCGGTTCGGCGGGGTCCACCACCACCCAGACCCCGAAGCCGTGGCGGTACCAGTGCTGCCGGATCTCGTGGAAGGTCCGCGCCGAGGAAGCCCGGGTGACGCTCGCCGGCACCGGGTGGTGGACGTTGGTGCGTGGATCCGTGTGCAGGTCAACGGCGGCTTCCTCGTCCTGTGCCAGCGGCCTGCGAAGCAGCAGGCGCTGGGTGCTGACGGGAGACCAGTCCCTGGCATTCTGCTCCAGCATGGGGACTACTGTAATCCCGCGTGCCCGCTGTGGCAGCGTGCCTTCACCGAGATGGCAGAAACTGCTCTTTAGAGGCCCTGTTCGGGCAGTTTCTGCTGCCTCGTGGGGTTAGGAGGGGAGGGTACGAAGCTCGCGGTGGTGCCGGACGTAGCCGAACACGGCCACCGCCGTCGAAATCACGGCAGACAGGGCCAGGCCCAGCCAGAGGCCAACGTGCAGGGCAGCGGCACCGGCTACGGCTCCGGCCATGATCAGGGAGATCGCCAGGGCACGGCGGGCCCAGAACGTGCTGTCCCCGCCGGCCAGCCGCGAATCCGAGGCCAGCCCGGTGATCGTTGAGGTGACGACGACGGTGGTGACTTCAGCGACCTTCAGCCGTTTGGCGGTGGCCGCCTGGATGCCCATCAGCGTCGCCATGGAAGAGGTTGTGATGCTGCCCAGGACGTCATTCGCCTGCACGTCCACCACAGCGGTAAACACAGCGAGGCCGGTGATTCCGGACGCCACGATCATCAGTGCCGCCGATATCCGCCCGGACCATCCTTCCGGCCCCCGACGCAGCATCCGCCCGGCCAGGGCCGCGCCGAGCATAAAGAACACCAGTGCCAGTGCGGGACGGAGGACCGGCAGCCCTGTCCCGCCGGCAAAGGCCATGCCCAGCAGCACTACATTGCCGGTCATGTTCCCGGTGAAGACGTTGTCCAGGCCCAGGTAGCCGACGGCGTCGATCACGCCGGTGGAGAAGGTCAGCGAGAGCATCAACCACAGGTGGATGCGCTCCGTAGGCACGGCGTTTAGGCGTTTCACGGGCTTCCCTTTCATCGGCGACGGAGCCTAATGTATACGAAGCTGCCCAGATGCCGGGTTTTGTATCCAATCTCGTGGCAGCCCCGGCTCACCCAGACAGACGGAAAGCGGTCCCATGCCTTTCACAGCCCCCGAACCGTTCACTACCCGGCCCACGCTGAAAGGCACGTTTGGGATGAGCGCTTCCA harbors:
- the urtA gene encoding urea ABC transporter substrate-binding protein, translating into MKSIALQRALIPFAAAAVVATMSGCGSQISESEADTGSSSAASCVDTSGDSVKIGFLNSLSGTMAISESTVFDSLSLAAEEINADGGVLGKQLEVISEDGASEPTKFAERAAKLIQQDCTAAVFGGWTSSSRKAMLPVFESNDALLFYPVQYEGLESSDNIFYTGATTNQQIIPALDYLAEQGTKTLFLIGSDYVFPRTANKIINAYAEAHGMEIVGEEYTPLGSTEFSTIVNKVRDSGADAVFNTLNGDSNVAFFRQYTSVGLSAGTMPVVSVSIAEEEVPGIGLENVEGQLTAWDYYQTLDTPENQAFVAAFKEKYGQDRVTSDPMEAAYTSLYLWKAMVEKAGSFDVDKVQDAADGVSFEAPEGTVTVNGENNHITKTPRIGKITSDGLIETVWEAPEAVEPDPYLDSYDWAAGLS
- a CDS encoding L-lactate permease; translated protein: MESFTPSTDPIGQSVALSALLALVPLLVFFLLLAFAKTKAYVAGACALLAALVIAVVGFGMPAGLALLSATQGAAFGLFPVVWIIVMAVWLYEVTVRSGRFEDLRRVFDAVGGGDLRVQAILVAFCFGGLLEALAGFGAPVAITVTMLLALGIAPVRAATAVLIANTAPVAFGALAIPITTAANLTSYSGEELAAVVGRQTPLLAFVIPVILLFILDGRRGVRDCWPVALFTGVVFSVVQFLCSNYFSYELTDIVSSLVAMVAAVGFLRFWHPSGGHEAARRMEGELATARAGGWTSAGGGETDIGSAATDTAQDRLTPSRAWMALFPYILVILIFGIVNLWTLGIDIPAALAKTSIEIPWPWLHEALLDANGQPQSSTVYNFEWLISPGTLLLISGLIVAVVYSRFDDGGRYRLTVGGAVQEIWLTAKRLRSAALTIVLVLALAYVMNFSGQTISIGTWLAATGAFFAFLSPVLGWIGTAVTGSDTSANALFAKLQETAGAAAGLDPKLMVAANTGGGVMGKLISPQNLAIAAAAVNMSGQESVLFRKVFGWSVGLLLVLCVIVFLQSTPVLGWMIP
- a CDS encoding GNAT family N-acetyltransferase; translation: MLEQNARDWSPVSTQRLLLRRPLAQDEEAAVDLHTDPRTNVHHPVPASVTRASSARTFHEIRQHWYRHGFGVWVVVDPAEPENLIGFTGVSHRIIRGRPALNLYYRYRPEVWGQGLATEGALVAVQMAESLLPGLPVVAYTSVDNIGSQRTALAAGLERREDLDVDRGAYLDLYLAKGW
- a CDS encoding YoaK family protein, with amino-acid sequence MKRLNAVPTERIHLWLMLSLTFSTGVIDAVGYLGLDNVFTGNMTGNVVLLGMAFAGGTGLPVLRPALALVFFMLGAALAGRMLRRGPEGWSGRISAALMIVASGITGLAVFTAVVDVQANDVLGSITTSSMATLMGIQAATAKRLKVAEVTTVVVTSTITGLASDSRLAGGDSTFWARRALAISLIMAGAVAGAAALHVGLWLGLALSAVISTAVAVFGYVRHHRELRTLPS